Proteins co-encoded in one Flavobacteriaceae bacterium MAR_2009_75 genomic window:
- a CDS encoding superfamily II DNA or RNA helicase has translation MTFLKTNTYQNLNTTTYLEVKTDKTEKKLYDYQIQDLHKIFEHLESDTAKGNLLYQLPTGGGKTVVFSEIARRYIEKTGKKVVVLTHRIELSIQTSKMLKGFGVRNKIINSEVKELSDQDEFMCFVAMVETLNNRLQEEKVEINNIGLVIIDEAHYNSFRKLFKYFDKSTILGVTATPLSSNIKLPMKDNYQKLIVGESISSLIKKKFLAKANVYNYDVSLQSLKLGISGDYTVKSSDELYGNHNMLGKLLSAYKEIAEGTKTLIFNNGINTSHYVYETFKKAGYNVRHLDNKNTASERKDILEWFSNTPDAILTSVSILTTGFDEPSVETIILNRATRSLTLYFQMIGRGSRILPKKDQFTVVDLGNNVARFGLWDAPMDWQEIFHFPDFYLENIKNDEEIEREFVYEMPDELREKFSNSTDISYNIKEEYKKVFAQGLKSKIVLERSIEQHAKICVENAEDVFDARILAKELKDEIAYRVRQYSYCIMNNTKNYKEWLEEDYERKLRSSISRRFAEKM, from the coding sequence TTGACATTTCTTAAGACTAATACGTATCAAAATCTAAATACGACCACCTACTTGGAAGTAAAAACAGACAAAACGGAAAAAAAGCTTTACGACTATCAGATTCAAGATCTACATAAGATTTTTGAGCATCTAGAAAGTGATACAGCAAAAGGTAATTTATTATATCAATTGCCCACCGGTGGAGGTAAAACAGTCGTATTTTCTGAAATAGCACGACGTTACATTGAGAAAACCGGGAAAAAAGTTGTCGTTCTTACCCACCGAATAGAGTTAAGCATTCAGACTTCAAAAATGCTAAAAGGTTTTGGGGTTCGTAATAAGATAATCAATAGCGAAGTAAAAGAGTTAAGCGACCAAGATGAATTCATGTGTTTTGTGGCTATGGTCGAAACCTTGAACAATAGGCTTCAAGAAGAAAAAGTAGAAATCAATAATATTGGTTTGGTAATTATCGATGAGGCCCACTACAACTCATTTCGAAAGCTCTTCAAATATTTTGACAAGTCTACCATACTAGGTGTAACGGCAACCCCATTGAGCTCGAACATCAAATTGCCCATGAAAGACAACTACCAAAAGTTGATTGTGGGTGAATCGATATCTTCGTTGATCAAGAAGAAGTTCTTAGCAAAGGCCAATGTCTATAATTATGACGTAAGCCTTCAAAGCTTAAAATTGGGTATTAGTGGCGACTATACGGTAAAGTCATCAGACGAGCTCTATGGCAACCATAATATGTTGGGCAAATTACTTTCTGCTTATAAAGAAATAGCCGAAGGTACCAAGACCCTAATATTCAATAATGGAATAAACACCTCTCATTATGTGTATGAAACGTTTAAAAAGGCGGGGTACAATGTTCGGCATCTAGACAATAAGAACACTGCTTCAGAACGAAAAGATATTCTAGAATGGTTTTCGAATACACCTGATGCAATTTTAACATCTGTAAGTATTCTAACCACCGGTTTCGATGAACCTTCGGTAGAGACAATTATTTTGAATAGGGCTACGAGGTCTCTCACCCTCTATTTTCAGATGATAGGTCGTGGCAGTCGTATCTTACCAAAGAAAGACCAATTTACGGTAGTCGATTTGGGTAATAATGTCGCTCGTTTCGGTTTGTGGGATGCGCCAATGGATTGGCAAGAGATATTCCATTTTCCTGATTTTTATCTGGAAAATATCAAGAACGATGAAGAAATTGAGCGAGAGTTTGTTTATGAAATGCCTGACGAACTCCGTGAAAAGTTCAGTAACTCGACCGACATCAGTTATAACATCAAAGAAGAGTACAAGAAAGTTTTTGCTCAGGGCTTGAAATCAAAAATTGTCCTTGAACGCAGTATTGAACAGCATGCCAAAATTTGTGTTGAAAATGCAGAAGATGTTTTTGACGCGCGTATTCTAGCAAAAGAATTGAAAGATGAAATTGCCTATCGCGTACGTCAATATTCTTATTGTATCATGAACAACACTAAGAATTACAAAGAGTGGCTCGAAGAAGATTATGAGCGTAAGTTGCGTTCGAGCATCTCTCGGCGATTTGCAGAGAAAATGTAA
- a CDS encoding glycosyl transferase family 1 — translation MREGCILIIGFTWPEPTSTAAGNRMQQLLSFFLSQNFQIVFGSTAKESERSLELKRMGVETENILLNSSSFDKFLTHLRPDIVIFDRFLTEEQFGWRVAEFAPKALRVLDTEDLHSLRNIREKNLKSSQSFSVENWLREDLTKREIASIYRCDLSLIISSYEMKLLSEINIDKSLLHHLPFFVNPIKESDVANWAPYHKRHNFISIGNGKHKPNLDALRWLKNEIWPKIRTALPKAELSIYGAYLPKQIEQMHNSNEGFLVKGWVADAESVMALARVNLAPLRFGAGIKGKLLLGMQTGTPSVTTRIGAEGMHSNLPWGGVICESAGSIAKAAFKLYTDEQEWMKAQSNGISIINEVFDNQYHENLLMVKINELQTDLKQHRSRNLTGLLLQHHSLQATKYMAKWIEEKSRKSDNHN, via the coding sequence ATGCGAGAAGGTTGCATTTTAATTATTGGCTTTACTTGGCCAGAGCCAACCTCAACTGCTGCGGGAAATCGTATGCAACAGTTACTATCCTTTTTTCTTAGTCAAAATTTTCAAATTGTTTTTGGCAGTACCGCTAAAGAATCAGAGCGTTCTTTAGAATTAAAGAGGATGGGGGTAGAGACCGAGAATATTCTTTTAAACAGTTCTAGTTTTGATAAATTTTTGACCCATCTTCGACCAGATATCGTCATTTTTGATCGCTTTCTCACAGAAGAACAATTTGGTTGGCGTGTAGCCGAATTTGCCCCTAAAGCTTTACGTGTTCTAGATACCGAAGATTTACATTCGTTAAGGAATATAAGGGAGAAAAACTTAAAATCAAGTCAATCGTTTTCTGTTGAAAACTGGCTTAGAGAAGATCTTACCAAACGCGAAATAGCCAGTATTTATCGTTGCGATCTTTCACTTATTATTTCCAGTTATGAAATGAAACTGTTGAGCGAAATCAACATTGATAAAAGCTTACTTCATCATTTACCTTTTTTTGTGAACCCGATTAAAGAATCTGATGTAGCAAATTGGGCTCCATACCATAAAAGACATAATTTTATCAGTATAGGCAATGGTAAACATAAACCTAATCTAGATGCGCTACGATGGCTTAAAAATGAGATTTGGCCTAAAATTAGAACTGCTTTACCTAAAGCAGAATTATCGATTTATGGTGCTTACCTACCCAAACAAATAGAGCAGATGCACAACTCTAATGAGGGTTTTTTGGTAAAGGGATGGGTAGCTGATGCCGAATCTGTAATGGCATTGGCCAGAGTAAATTTAGCTCCACTAAGGTTTGGTGCGGGCATCAAGGGGAAATTATTATTGGGTATGCAAACAGGAACCCCGAGCGTAACCACACGAATAGGTGCAGAAGGTATGCATTCTAACTTACCTTGGGGCGGTGTAATTTGTGAATCGGCAGGGAGTATAGCAAAGGCAGCATTCAAGCTTTATACCGATGAGCAAGAATGGATGAAAGCGCAATCAAACGGTATTTCTATAATTAATGAAGTATTTGACAATCAATATCATGAAAATTTATTAATGGTCAAAATCAATGAACTTCAAACCGATTTAAAGCAGCACCGCTCTCGAAATTTAACGGGTTTACTGCTGCAGCATCATAGTTTACAAGCGACCAAGTACATGGCTAAATGGATTGAAGAGAAAAGCAGGAAATCTGACAACCATAATTAA